Proteins from one Bos taurus isolate L1 Dominette 01449 registration number 42190680 breed Hereford chromosome 7, ARS-UCD2.0, whole genome shotgun sequence genomic window:
- the RGS14 gene encoding regulator of G-protein signaling 14 isoform X1 produces the protein MPGKPKHLGVPNGRMVLAVSDGELSSTTGPQGQGEGRGSSLSIHSLPSGPSSPFPTEEQPVASWGLSFERLLQDPLGLAYFTEFLKKEFSAENVTFWKACERFQQIPASDTQQLAQEARNIYQEFLSSQALSPVNIDRQAWLGEEVLAEPRPDMFRAQQLQIFNLMKFDSYARFVKSPLYRECLLAEAEGRPLREPGSWRPGSPDTTRKKPKLKPGKSLPLGVEELGQLPPAEGRPLRKSFRRELAGGAANTALRRESQGSLNSSASLDLGYLAFASSKSESHRKSLGSSEGENESRPGKYCCVYLPDGTASLALARPGLTIRDMLAGICEKRGLSLPDIKVYLVGNEQKALVLDQDCTVLADQEVRLENRITLELEVLALERLVRISAKPTKRLQEALQPILTKHGLSPQQVVLRLPGEKQPLDLEKLVSSVASQRLVLDTLPGVTIPQADDIPPCHSQGGPPRIQDKATNLPPPSLNSLAQVPSSITGKRQTCDIEGLVELLNRVQSCGAHDQRGLLRKEDLVLPEFLQLPAQGPNSQQPPPQVESAAQPKGSASDSTVHSAL, from the exons GTTCTGGCTGTCTCCGATGGAG AGCTGAGCAGCACGACTGGGCCCCAGGGCCAGGGCGAGGGCCGAGGCAGCTCCCTCAGCATCCACAGCCTCCCCAGTGGCCCCAGCAGCCCCTTCCCCACGGAGGAGCAGCCTGTGGCCAGCTGGGGCCTGTCCTTCGAACGGCTGCTACAGGACCCACTGggcctggcttacttcact GAGTTCCTGAAGAAGGAGTTCAGTGCTGAGAATGTGACTTTCTGGAAGGCCTGCGAGCGCTTCCAGCAGATCCCGGCCAGCGACACCCAGCAG TTAGCTCAGGAGGCCCGTAACATCTACCAGGAGTTCCTGTCCAGCCAGGCGCTGAGCCCCGTGAACATcgacaggcaggcctggctcgGCGAGGAAGTGCTGGCAGAACCGCGACCGGACATGTTCCGGGCCCAGCAGCTTCAG ATCTTCAACTTGATGAAGTTCGACAGCTATGCGCGCTTTGTCAAATCCCCTCTGTACCGCGAGTGCCTCCTGGCGGAGGCCGAGGGTCGCCCCCTGCGGGAACCTGGCTCCTGGCGCCCCGGCAGCCCCGACACCACGAGAAAG AAGCCGAAGCTGAAGCCCGGGAAGTCGCTGCCGCTGGGCGTGGAGGAGCTGGGGCAGCTGCCACCTGCTGAGGGCCGCCCGCTCCGCAAGTCCTTCCGCAGGG AACTAGCCGGCGGGGCGGCCAACACAGCCTTGCGCCGTGAGTCCCAGGGATCGCTCAACTCCTCCGCCAGTCTGGACCTGGGCTACCTTGCCTTTGCCAGCAGCAAATCTGAG AGCCACCGGAAGAGCCTTGGGAGCTCAGAAGGTGAGAATGAAAGCCGACCAGGGAAGTACTGCTGCGTATACCTGCCTGATGGCACAGCCTCCTTGGCCCTGGCCCGACCCGGCCTCACCATCCGTGACATGCTGGCAGGCATCTGTGAAAAACGAGGCCTCTCTCTACCTGACATCAAGGTCTACCTGGTGGGCAATGAGCAG AAGGCCCTAGTCCTGGATCAGGACTGCACCGTGCTGGCAGACCAGGAAGTGCGGCTGGAGAACAGAATCACCCTCGA GCTCGAGGTGTTGGCGCTGGAGCGCCTGGTGCGGATCTCGGCCAAGCCCACCAAGCGGCTGCAGGAGGCGCTGCAGCCCATCCTCACAAAGCACGGCCTGAGCCCGCAGCAGGTGGTGTTACGCCTG CCAGGCGAGAAGCAGCCGCTGGATCTGGAGAAACTAGTGAGTTCGGTGGCCTCCCAGAGATTGGTTTTGGACACTCTCCCAG GTGTGACGATTCCTCAGGCTGATGACATACCTCCCTGCCACAGTCAG GGTGGACCGCCTAGAATCCAGGACAAGGCCACCAACCTCCCTCCACCATCCCTGAACTCGCTGGCCCAAGTGCCCAGTAGTATCACTGGAAAGCGGCAGACCTGTGACATTGAAG GCCTGGTGGAGCTGCTGAACCGAGTGCAGAGCTGTGGAGCCCATGACCAGAGGGGCCTTCTGCGCAAAGAGGACCTAGTGCTTCCAGAATTTCTGCAGCTGCCTGCCCAAGGACCCAACTCCCAGCAGCCTCCACCACAAGTGGAATCAGCAGCCCAGCCCAAGGGGAGCGCCTCGGACTCCACTGTCCACTCTGCCCTCTGA
- the RGS14 gene encoding regulator of G-protein signaling 14, with protein MPGKPKHLGVPNGRMVLAVSDGELSSTTGPQGQGEGRGSSLSIHSLPSGPSSPFPTEEQPVASWGLSFERLLQDPLGLAYFTEFLKKEFSAENVTFWKACERFQQIPASDTQQLAQEARNIYQEFLSSQALSPVNIDRQAWLGEEVLAEPRPDMFRAQQLQIFNLMKFDSYARFVKSPLYRECLLAEAEGRPLREPGSWRPGSPDTTRKKPKLKPGKSLPLGVEELGQLPPAEGRPLRKSFRRELAGGAANTALRRESQGSLNSSASLDLGYLAFASSKSESHRKSLGSSEGENESRPGKYCCVYLPDGTASLALARPGLTIRDMLAGICEKRGLSLPDIKVYLVGNEQALVLDQDCTVLADQEVRLENRITLELEVLALERLVRISAKPTKRLQEALQPILTKHGLSPQQVVLRLPGEKQPLDLEKLVSSVASQRLVLDTLPGVTIPQADDIPPCHSQGGPPRIQDKATNLPPPSLNSLAQVPSSITGKRQTCDIEGLVELLNRVQSCGAHDQRGLLRKEDLVLPEFLQLPAQGPNSQQPPPQVESAAQPKGSASDSTVHSAL; from the exons GTTCTGGCTGTCTCCGATGGAG AGCTGAGCAGCACGACTGGGCCCCAGGGCCAGGGCGAGGGCCGAGGCAGCTCCCTCAGCATCCACAGCCTCCCCAGTGGCCCCAGCAGCCCCTTCCCCACGGAGGAGCAGCCTGTGGCCAGCTGGGGCCTGTCCTTCGAACGGCTGCTACAGGACCCACTGggcctggcttacttcact GAGTTCCTGAAGAAGGAGTTCAGTGCTGAGAATGTGACTTTCTGGAAGGCCTGCGAGCGCTTCCAGCAGATCCCGGCCAGCGACACCCAGCAG TTAGCTCAGGAGGCCCGTAACATCTACCAGGAGTTCCTGTCCAGCCAGGCGCTGAGCCCCGTGAACATcgacaggcaggcctggctcgGCGAGGAAGTGCTGGCAGAACCGCGACCGGACATGTTCCGGGCCCAGCAGCTTCAG ATCTTCAACTTGATGAAGTTCGACAGCTATGCGCGCTTTGTCAAATCCCCTCTGTACCGCGAGTGCCTCCTGGCGGAGGCCGAGGGTCGCCCCCTGCGGGAACCTGGCTCCTGGCGCCCCGGCAGCCCCGACACCACGAGAAAG AAGCCGAAGCTGAAGCCCGGGAAGTCGCTGCCGCTGGGCGTGGAGGAGCTGGGGCAGCTGCCACCTGCTGAGGGCCGCCCGCTCCGCAAGTCCTTCCGCAGGG AACTAGCCGGCGGGGCGGCCAACACAGCCTTGCGCCGTGAGTCCCAGGGATCGCTCAACTCCTCCGCCAGTCTGGACCTGGGCTACCTTGCCTTTGCCAGCAGCAAATCTGAG AGCCACCGGAAGAGCCTTGGGAGCTCAGAAGGTGAGAATGAAAGCCGACCAGGGAAGTACTGCTGCGTATACCTGCCTGATGGCACAGCCTCCTTGGCCCTGGCCCGACCCGGCCTCACCATCCGTGACATGCTGGCAGGCATCTGTGAAAAACGAGGCCTCTCTCTACCTGACATCAAGGTCTACCTGGTGGGCAATGAGCAG GCCCTAGTCCTGGATCAGGACTGCACCGTGCTGGCAGACCAGGAAGTGCGGCTGGAGAACAGAATCACCCTCGA GCTCGAGGTGTTGGCGCTGGAGCGCCTGGTGCGGATCTCGGCCAAGCCCACCAAGCGGCTGCAGGAGGCGCTGCAGCCCATCCTCACAAAGCACGGCCTGAGCCCGCAGCAGGTGGTGTTACGCCTG CCAGGCGAGAAGCAGCCGCTGGATCTGGAGAAACTAGTGAGTTCGGTGGCCTCCCAGAGATTGGTTTTGGACACTCTCCCAG GTGTGACGATTCCTCAGGCTGATGACATACCTCCCTGCCACAGTCAG GGTGGACCGCCTAGAATCCAGGACAAGGCCACCAACCTCCCTCCACCATCCCTGAACTCGCTGGCCCAAGTGCCCAGTAGTATCACTGGAAAGCGGCAGACCTGTGACATTGAAG GCCTGGTGGAGCTGCTGAACCGAGTGCAGAGCTGTGGAGCCCATGACCAGAGGGGCCTTCTGCGCAAAGAGGACCTAGTGCTTCCAGAATTTCTGCAGCTGCCTGCCCAAGGACCCAACTCCCAGCAGCCTCCACCACAAGTGGAATCAGCAGCCCAGCCCAAGGGGAGCGCCTCGGACTCCACTGTCCACTCTGCCCTCTGA
- the RGS14 gene encoding regulator of G-protein signaling 14 isoform X2 has protein sequence MEEFLKKEFSAENVTFWKACERFQQIPASDTQQLAQEARNIYQEFLSSQALSPVNIDRQAWLGEEVLAEPRPDMFRAQQLQIFNLMKFDSYARFVKSPLYRECLLAEAEGRPLREPGSWRPGSPDTTRKKPKLKPGKSLPLGVEELGQLPPAEGRPLRKSFRRELAGGAANTALRRESQGSLNSSASLDLGYLAFASSKSESHRKSLGSSEGENESRPGKYCCVYLPDGTASLALARPGLTIRDMLAGICEKRGLSLPDIKVYLVGNEQKALVLDQDCTVLADQEVRLENRITLELEVLALERLVRISAKPTKRLQEALQPILTKHGLSPQQVVLRLPGEKQPLDLEKLVSSVASQRLVLDTLPGVTIPQADDIPPCHSQGGPPRIQDKATNLPPPSLNSLAQVPSSITGKRQTCDIEGLVELLNRVQSCGAHDQRGLLRKEDLVLPEFLQLPAQGPNSQQPPPQVESAAQPKGSASDSTVHSAL, from the exons ATGGAG GAGTTCCTGAAGAAGGAGTTCAGTGCTGAGAATGTGACTTTCTGGAAGGCCTGCGAGCGCTTCCAGCAGATCCCGGCCAGCGACACCCAGCAG TTAGCTCAGGAGGCCCGTAACATCTACCAGGAGTTCCTGTCCAGCCAGGCGCTGAGCCCCGTGAACATcgacaggcaggcctggctcgGCGAGGAAGTGCTGGCAGAACCGCGACCGGACATGTTCCGGGCCCAGCAGCTTCAG ATCTTCAACTTGATGAAGTTCGACAGCTATGCGCGCTTTGTCAAATCCCCTCTGTACCGCGAGTGCCTCCTGGCGGAGGCCGAGGGTCGCCCCCTGCGGGAACCTGGCTCCTGGCGCCCCGGCAGCCCCGACACCACGAGAAAG AAGCCGAAGCTGAAGCCCGGGAAGTCGCTGCCGCTGGGCGTGGAGGAGCTGGGGCAGCTGCCACCTGCTGAGGGCCGCCCGCTCCGCAAGTCCTTCCGCAGGG AACTAGCCGGCGGGGCGGCCAACACAGCCTTGCGCCGTGAGTCCCAGGGATCGCTCAACTCCTCCGCCAGTCTGGACCTGGGCTACCTTGCCTTTGCCAGCAGCAAATCTGAG AGCCACCGGAAGAGCCTTGGGAGCTCAGAAGGTGAGAATGAAAGCCGACCAGGGAAGTACTGCTGCGTATACCTGCCTGATGGCACAGCCTCCTTGGCCCTGGCCCGACCCGGCCTCACCATCCGTGACATGCTGGCAGGCATCTGTGAAAAACGAGGCCTCTCTCTACCTGACATCAAGGTCTACCTGGTGGGCAATGAGCAG AAGGCCCTAGTCCTGGATCAGGACTGCACCGTGCTGGCAGACCAGGAAGTGCGGCTGGAGAACAGAATCACCCTCGA GCTCGAGGTGTTGGCGCTGGAGCGCCTGGTGCGGATCTCGGCCAAGCCCACCAAGCGGCTGCAGGAGGCGCTGCAGCCCATCCTCACAAAGCACGGCCTGAGCCCGCAGCAGGTGGTGTTACGCCTG CCAGGCGAGAAGCAGCCGCTGGATCTGGAGAAACTAGTGAGTTCGGTGGCCTCCCAGAGATTGGTTTTGGACACTCTCCCAG GTGTGACGATTCCTCAGGCTGATGACATACCTCCCTGCCACAGTCAG GGTGGACCGCCTAGAATCCAGGACAAGGCCACCAACCTCCCTCCACCATCCCTGAACTCGCTGGCCCAAGTGCCCAGTAGTATCACTGGAAAGCGGCAGACCTGTGACATTGAAG GCCTGGTGGAGCTGCTGAACCGAGTGCAGAGCTGTGGAGCCCATGACCAGAGGGGCCTTCTGCGCAAAGAGGACCTAGTGCTTCCAGAATTTCTGCAGCTGCCTGCCCAAGGACCCAACTCCCAGCAGCCTCCACCACAAGTGGAATCAGCAGCCCAGCCCAAGGGGAGCGCCTCGGACTCCACTGTCCACTCTGCCCTCTGA